The sequence ACAGAGAGCcgtatttccaaaaaaaatacgTATTTTTCTCTGGACCCGACGTGAACCAGTATTTTCGAgttgatttggtttggtttttcggAGTCCATGTAAAATACCCATGCGTAAGCGAAAATTTCATAAGATTTATACagaatttccaaaaaaaaagtaattcatgaattatataattttttttttaaatagttctTTTATACAATTCGACCttgtaacataataataattatgtaaaacaatcataaaatactattttatatcaaaatttgttacaacaaaacaaaagaactttAAAACCTTTACTGGGCCTTGTTTAAAACATAAAAGCCTTCAAATATCGGCCCATCTAGAGTATTTAGCACAAATAAAAATAGCGCGTTCAGAGTGGGACAGAACGGAACGGCTCTGATTTTGTTCGAATCATGCATTTACAGTGAGTGAAGAATCCAATCCAGCGAAGGGACCAAATCCATTGTGATTCTTGACTAAAGTAAGCTACTTTCTTCCTTTTCTATCAGTTACAAGAATGggtctttgattgtttttacAGATCACGAATCCTTCTTCTTCCGTGTTGGGTTCccttatgagatttttttttttcgcttTTAGGTTTTTGTGAgctttaaactctctttcggtTTTAGGCATTTACCCATCTTTGAATTGGTCTTTAAATCACCCGAAAGTGTCTTGGTTTTGCTCACAAATTGTTTGCATCAAAGAAAGTTTTCATCTTTAGTTTCTTAAAGAGTAACTTCTCTTGGGGGCTGTGTTTGTTTCAGCTGTTTACTGTAAGAATAACGACAACTATTGCAGGGGACGAGACTCGAAGTGAGCTCGCTTGCTTTCATCAACTAGAACTACAAAAAGGTTAAAACTTTAGTCGTATGCTgttcttgggtcttgggtcaaTGCTCTACCATTAGGTCTACTAATTGAGCGTTGTGATTAGTTTCTACCTCAGATTAACTAAATTAGTGTTATAGCTTTGCTTTCATCACCtagaattacaaaaaaaaaaaaaaaagattagatttttttttcatttttctttccaCATTCTTGATTTATTTGGGTCAATGTATGTTGTATTAGGTTAAGTAACTCACTTTAGATTAGTCAAGTTATCTTTTATGTCTGATCAGTTTCATGTATTTACAGGATGAGGAAACCGAACAGCTCTAAGGTTGGTAGGAAAGTTGTGAAGAAGACATTGATAGCTCTTGGTAGGATGCTGGCTCTTCGTGGTGGCGATGGTGAAGTGGATTCATCACGCAAGCCACTCAACGCTTTACCTGCGGGTGGTGGAAGTAACATGCAGCTTGTTTGTGTTGATGCTGATTGTGCCACCGGTTTGGAGTATGATCTGGACTATATGAAGTACTTGACCATCTTTAAGGAAAGCCATCAGTATTTGCTCGAGGGAGAGGCTTCTCCACTGCGTATTATGTACACTGCTGACAAGGAAGTGGACGATGAGAAGCGTAGAGGAAGGGGAAGGGAAAGGTCAAAGCCTCCTCTTGTTTCCAATGTCTCAAAGAAGTTGAAGACTGGGGGGGCTCGTAGAGAAGATCATAATAAGTCAACTGTCTTCAGGAAAGAAGTTGTTCTAAGGGGAAGGAAGATTGGTATGACCAAGACAGAAGCTTCTCTACGAGGAAGGAAGAAGATTGCTCTGTCCAAGAATACTATCAAGTTAGAGCCTAAGTGTAAACATGACACCAAGCAAGAGAAAGACGCTTCGCTGCACAAGAACGCTATGAAAGTAGAGCGTACAAGAGATGTCAAAGACACACATCAAGAGAAAGAAGTTAGTATACGAGGAAGGAAGCCAAAGAACTGGAACAAATTGGATAATGAGGAGAGCAGACGAAGGAGAAAGGCAATTTTCAGAGCTTCAAAGAGACTGAAGGCTGAGAAGTTCATCACAGTGGTTAACTCCAAAGATGCTCCACAAGGAAAGAAGAGCTGTGTGACCAAGAGCGATTTCAAAGCCTGCAAGAAGGAGAATGAGGAGAGCAACAGTGAAAAGAGGAAGTCAAAGCCTCATGAGATTTTCAGAGCTTCAAAGAGACTTAAGACTGATCAGAACTTGGTTAACAACAAACTAAAGAAAGAAGAGGCTGTAAACAAGGACAAGGCTAAACCAAAGGCTACAAGTCATGTGAAAGACAGCTTACTTCACAGTTTCAAACCTCACAAGAAGGTTGAGAACGAAGTGAGCAGCCGAAGAACCTTAATGGATAAAAGCTATGAATATTTCATAGCGTTTCTGAGAAACTCTGTCACTGTTATTGAAGTGAAGCCTGAGAAAGCCTCAGTGCCTTTATCAGATCCTGATATTATCGCAGTCAGTAACTGTCCGTTTTCTGATGGAGGCCCTTCCCCATTTGAGGCAAACAAAGACGGCAAAGTGATAGTATGTGCAGCTTCACTCTCTTAATCTATGTCTTTTCTCATTCTTTGAtttattgactttttttttattttcttacttttGTTTGCAATGTTTTTCCAAAGGATCTTGAAGACCGTATTGAACCTGAAGATTTGTTCAACTCTACATTTAGCAAGAAGCTACTGGAAATTCTCAGACAGCCGTATGATAAAAATGAGTTCAAGCAACGCCTTTTTGAGGCATCACAAAAGAAACAGTTGACTCGGTCTAGGCAACTGCGAGATGGAAGAGAGATCGAATATAACGTTGATCACCAGTTGGGACCTTCTTATTTCGACCGCTATCCAGGTAATCTGACTAACTTGTGATACTTTCTTGTGTTATGATCTTTGTCATCTCTTCCAATTCTTGTCTTTGTTTTGCCGTTGGTCTGGTTATGCAGATTTCAAGCGTGTGTTTCGTCGTTCTCGTTGTGCAAAGGATGATAATAGAGCTTTGAACCTGTTGCGtggctttttcttttatttcgaggttcagtttttgtttttgtgcaTGGTTGTCATGAAACTCTTGTGAGATTAGTTTGCACTATGGATTATTGTTCTTATATGATTTGCTTCTTTTGCAGAACATAGTTCTTGAAGGTGCCTTCAAACCATGGTTGCATGAAGCACGTGTGATGAGAGAATGCAAAGATATCGTATGCATCAAGTAAGGCAGGCAGCACCACACAGCCCTTAACTGAAACTCTTACAGTTACCTATTTGTATTGGATATGTCGCAAAACAAGAGATTCTACAAGATTTGCAGTAGTAATAGTTTATGACTTAAGAGTATGACCACTCTAATTGTCATTAGGAACTCTTTGATGGCAGTTTAGTCTTAGAGAAAGACATGTAATGCTTCTTGTTATActattttctctttttgttttattaccACACTtgaaaagaagatgaaaactGTGAAACAATTGAAAACTACCAATCACAATAATCCTAAACCGGGGAGGTATGAGGACACTAAAAAGAACCACACAAATCCACCACCCGTccgtatatatatacacacaataGCTTCAGTAAACTTTTGGGGTTTAGTCAAAGCTTGAAGAACGGCTTGTCCTGCCTTTAATATACTCCTCAACCGAGACGCCTTGCTCAAAGCTACCCATGGAGATAGAGTCATCTTCAACATCAAGAAGCGCAAGGTTAAGGTGTGACTGCAAGTCAGATCTTTGGCTTTGCTCATCCTCAAGCATCTCTGATTCCTCTGAAGAACTACTCACTTGTTGCATTGCCCACTTGAGCGTGTCTTCATCGCCTTTGAGCAGCTTTAAGATCTGCATCATTCTCACATTCGTAAGACAACTGCCCTACATATAGGTATATGATTagataaaaaaaggaagaagatgacTTACACTGCTCATTTTCGGTCTAGCTTGAGGGCTACGTCGAATACAAAGAGTAGCAGCTAACACCATCCTCTGCATTTGGTCACCATTGTTGTTCTTGTTATCCCGCAAACTCGGGTCTAATAACTGAGAATACTTTCCATCTTCTAGAATTGGTTTGGCCTGTACATATATGTAAAAACTCAATAAATTAacgtgtttattaatttattgagtattaatttatagagtttataCTGTACTTGTTTTAACAGAAGACAAAACATAGTTTTTAAGATACGCAGCAAACACATACCCACATGACAAGACTCTCTTGTCCCTTTGGACAGCCACTGCTAATAGGTTTCCTTCCAGAAAGTAGCTCAAGTAGAACAACACCAAATGCATACACATCTATCTTATCATTCACCTTACCATACATGAAGTACTCTGGAGCCAAGTAACTGcaacaagaaaaaacaagatTAGCCATCAACTTTCAAGAAACATCAGCTTATTAAAAAACAGTACTCTTCCATACCCAAAGGTTCCTGCCACATCTGAGCAGACTATGTGTGTTGTAGATATAGAAGCCCACCTCGCAAGCCCAAAATCAGAAAGCTGAGGCTCAAAATCATCAGATAACAGTATGTTTGATGACTTAACATCTCTATGGATGACAGGTTGTGAAGCACTGTTATGCAGATAGTCTAAAGCCTCGGCCACTCCCACAGCCACTTTGTACCTCTCTCTCCATTGGAATGCAAGCAGATCCTTCTTGCTTCCTAAATTTGGAACCAAGCATTTTTGTTTAAGATCCTTGATCATAATAGAATCTCAAGAGTTGATTAAAAAGGTACCATGTAGGTTCTCTTCTAAGCTTCCTCTTGAGAGATAGTTGTAAACAAGTAATAGGTTCTTGTCTTCAACGCAAAAGCCTAATAGGGAGATAATGTTCTTATGGTGTAGGGTTGTGATAATATCGATCTCCGCGACGAAATCATTCAAGACATCTTCTGTTTGCTTGAGAATCTTCACAGCAACCTCTCTTCCATTAGACAAACAGCCTCTATAGACCCTGCTGCTGCCTCCTATGCCTATGAAGTTATCTGAAACCATAATGTATTTTTCTTAGTTACATAACAAGATGCTTCAAGAACTGTAAACATGTCATCAAGAACACACCAGGGGAGAAGTCTGATGTCACAGAAACAAGTTCCTTGTATTTGAAAAACTGGCAAGTTGAAGAGAATCTCTTGTAAAGTCTCTCTAGCTCCCTGGGGAGCTTTCTTGGACTATTGTCAGGAGAAGAGTCATAACCAATTTGCTTAATGTTCCTTGGAGGAAGCTTCAAAGCCCATTGAGCTACTGGTATCTGTTTATGAGTAGTAATGGGTTGTCCTGTGGAAGAAAAAGCGCGACGAAGCAAAGGCCAACCTGGTATAGGTTCAGCCTGTTTCCTAACCAATTCCTCTAGACCTTTCACAGGCACAATCTCCTTAGCTTTATGGCTCTCATCATCATCTCTAGATAACTCTTTGGGATTTCTTGTATCATTTGGAGACAAAGAATCAGAACCACAAACCGAGCAACTCTCAAAACGAGCAGCTTCTAAGGCCTGCTGCAAACTCTGGCCACAAGATTGATCTTCCTCACAATGGCTAACAACTCTGGTAGGTGTACTCAATGTAACTGATCTCTGAAGCACACTCAACAAAGTGTTCCTCCTAACATCTTCCTTTCCTATGACAAACAACCAAAAACCCAATTTAAACCACACTAAACACAAAGATACCATGTTCGAGTATGGATTTAGCAACAGGCTCTTGTTCCTGGCCCAATGGGCTTGGGCCCAGAACTtcttgcaacaaaaaaaaacttaccttgAGAATGATTAATGGCCAGTGATGGAGGAGAACCTTCTCTTTGAAACACAACTTTACCATTGTTCACAGCATGAACCCAGCACTCCTTTGGCAGCTTCTTAGCCAAGTACTTAGCTAAAGAAGCTGATGAGCGAATCGCGTGGTGAGTTTTCGAAACCCCAACTATAACTTTCCACGCACAGAACGACCTCGCTTCTCTAGCTATGATCTTTCGAGCAGAGTCGCCACGGCACAGCTTCAGCTTCAGATCAACCTACAAAAGGACAAAACTGTCAACATTTCAAAAGGATCAAAAACACAGAGTCTCGAGAGATTGAAAGTTTCAGACTTTTTACCTGTTTTAAGTTGCAGAAGCCTTCGTAAACGTCGAGAACAGAGTCGAATGTTTTCACCAAAGAGAGAAGCGAGGAGTTCTTAACAATCTctacacaacaaaaaaaaaagatcgaaacttttttttattacagaaCACATAAAGATCAAAGCTTTGTGTAAGAGAAACGTTTCTTCACCGTTGCCAAGGATATGAAGAGCGATCACAGTATCACCAGGCTCGGCGACTTTAACTAAAGCCCATGTGAGTAACTCTCTGCTCGGCGCGTCTAGCTTCACGCCGACCAGAATCGTACGGCCACCTTCTCCTTCCTCGACGGAGCTTCGTTGTATCATTGTTGACAGAGATTTGTCTGAACTTCGAATGTTTCCTTTGTTGCTTGAGCGTGTGCTTTAACAAAGACAAAAGAACATATAGTTTGAAGGGATTATATAGACAAGATCCTCTGTTTAGTTGCAGAGGAGGTATAAGTTTTAACCACAGGTTAGGTTTTGGTTCTGATGCTTGTcggaaagaaagagaagagaaagctATATTAGAAATGATTTTCTAACCCTACTAGTACTTTactgttatttttttatttaatcattgTTTTCGCTATGTCGTTTTCCAGTTTTTGACATAGTCTTATTACTGTGCATTCAATCACAATGACGTAACACAATGTTTGTATAATCACATATACTGACTCTAACTTCATCTGAAAAGCTGGACAAAAGATACGTATAAattagttgatttttttttgaatggtatatatattaaaaagcaTGCAAGTAATCTAAAGAATATAACGAgcagaataaaaataaatcgaaGATAAAAtggcaaaaataaaaaagatttgatgttaccaaaaaaaagggAAATGTATAAATAATTCGTTTCCACCTATAGATTATTGTTGAAGTTTTGACTTATTTACTTATCATTTGTCAGTTAAATGAAAACGAAAAGTATACAAATAATATAACGATTTCAAAAAtggataataatttttttcatttacgactatcctttttttttttcattacgaCCATACTATATATGCCCTTTTAACAGTTGTATACATAACATTGTGTGGCATCGTTAActtaaaatatgtttaaaaaccaaaaacacattaaaagtatactctttttatttttcaatacttttataaaaatcaaattaaatgacacttttaattttaatgtaaaataagtGAAccgtttatattttataaccattgatatttctattttattattatataaatagttaatCATACTTTTTTAAAAGCTTTGTTTTTAATCTGagtgtttaattttaaaatattatctattAAATGACACTTTTAATTTCCTCTGTTCTTAAATGTATGATGTTTTACATAATTTTGATAttccaatatataagatgttttcattttttaggtaatttttattttattaaaaactgtgtaaccaattatattttaatagtctattttgtaattggttgaatatcattaatttataattttaatgatattttctagacaaaaattagtttttttaatacatCTGTTTCTActtaaatatcttatatttaaGAACAAATGGAGTATTACTTTATAATAAGCTGTTACAATAAATGCACTATGTTTCTACAGAATGGGTCGGTGGAAATAAGACCGTTTTGTGGCTCTAACATGTCCGGTCCGAAGAACAAAACATACCATGTCATGTGATCTCTCCAACAACCCATTAATCTACAAGTGTCAATCTCGTCCATACCCGCGTCACCATAACGGAAGACGTTACATCCCATGCTTACCGGTTGCCTCAGCCCTCAGGTAACGTACACAACATTAATGACGTAATTAGATAAAACGGCATTAAGTATATGTTACGTGTGCCATCATTGCCGAAGAAGAAGGTTGGTTAGTTAATTATGATGGTGGAGAAAATATGGAGAGGAGTAGTAACAGAATACCTGCCGTTTTAGAAGCGAGGAACGACACGCCAACTAAATCTGAAAGGCATGCATCATCGTCTACTTCATGATGAGTCGTGGACCCTCCTTACCTTCTCTTTATTACTTTCTTATATCACCATTTCACTGATCTCTCTTACATTTTCAAGACAAACTATGATTATACATAAAAGATTATTGCTCGTCGACAAAGAAAAAAGTTAGAAGATTATTGCTAGGGCCTAGGAGTATCTTTCAATTGTTGTGATTCGACTAATGGAAAtttattaattcattttttatttgatttcttaTCTTATTAATGAAAGGAAGATATTGTACTCAGCGGCGGATCTAACTTTGATCCGGTGCATACATATAATTCATCAATAATGTCATCAGGGGCATTtgtcaaaaattgaaaaaatatactgaaattttaaaaaccatGGTGGGCAACAGCTCCACCCTTTGTACATCTACCTCCGCGGCTGATTGTATTATTGTTTGGTTACTAATCTTAATACATGTTAAATGATACAATGGCATttaaagttgatgacaaaaaaaaaaaaaaaaaaaagatacaatggCATAATCGGTGTTATAAAATCAGTTTAAACGGTGTTTATCGAATAATTTATCTAGGCGCTAAGTTTATACAAAGTGTCTAAAAGATACTGTTAACGATTTCTTTAACATTGGGCATAACTAATGAGAAATGAAAGTTGCAACAAACTGAGAGGGGTCAACACACACACATCAACCGGAAGATAAGGAAACGTATACTACTAGTTGGTGGCTTTTGTTTTCGCCGCGATAACGCCATTCGATCTTACAACCTCATTTCTTTCAACTTTAATTAATTTACTTGTAAACCTAATCTttatcttccatttttttttgcgTCAAGAAGCGTGAATCATGACCatacattatacaaaatatcGTGAACCATATAAAAATAGCATGTCATTTAAAACGATAGAGAGTTACATGTATACATCAAAGTTATGCCAATTTAATAGAATTAAATGTGagcaaaataataatgaaatttattatttcctttaaTCAATACTCCTTTCAATGACAACAAAAAACACGTGTATTATTAATGGATCACTAATTCAAAATTAAGACGCCATGACAATGATTTGTCTGAAATATAACTTGACACAAACTCGATTTGGTTGTTGCGCTAGTGATGAAAAAATAGACAGATAGAtcactatatttttatatgacaactattataatatattgtaaCCTTATTATAACGCCCGACCGCCCACGGGTAATGGATCATCCATGCCTGCTTCCTCGGTCCGTGGATCCCATCCCGTTCCAACGGCCGATCCGTTAATTTTTCAAGGCTCTAAAttattgtttactgaccctgcaatcaccacccgacctttctCCGTGCTTTGGTCTCACTCACACGATATCACAAATCACtttccgataggtcacccattcTTTCACTATTCCAGCTCAAACACGCTTAACTCTAGaattctaaacggatgtgtgacgaAAAAGGTAAGTCAATTTTAGtcacataggtagccaaatcaattctcttaagtcttttccatatatcacaactcagaatgttacaattcacccctaTCAAAGAATGCAACGTCTTCGTTGCACCCCACGACGACAGGTCTCAAGATGTCTCTCGGGCCAGAACCGAGACGGCTAACCaactctgataccacttataacTCCCGACCGCCCACAGCTAATGGACCATCCACGCTCGCTCTCTCAGTCCGTGGGCCCCATCCCGTTTCAACGGCCGGTCTGTTAATTTTTCAAGGCtcaaaatcattgtttactgatcCTGCAATCACCATCCGAACTTTCTCTGTGATTTGGCCTCACTCACACAGTGTCGCGAATCatttcccgataggtcacccatcatTTCACTATTCCAGCCCAACCGCGCTCAATTCTAGAATTCTAAACGGATGTATGACGGAAAAAGTAAGTCAACTTTGATGACATAAAtagtcaaatcaattctcttaaatcTTTTCTATATATCACAATTTGGATGTTACACTCTTAATTTAGGGCTGGAAGTCGAAATTTTTAGCAGTTGTAATTAAAGAATACCACATTAAAGTTAGTTCTCAAAGCATTGCAGAATTCTCAAAGTTAATACAACTGCAGAGCTGCACGTAAAAGAAGAGTTGTATTATGTTGAGTGTTACGTAACATGTGAATATTGATCATGTTTTGAAAGAGTACATTTATACATTAATTCTACGTACATCCATGATCCATGCGTTGTGGATCAATTCAACTATCTCTCTGAAGTCTAAACAAAGAAATTAGTAACACAAATGACTCCGACTTATGAACAAATCTGCAACATGAAATCAGCCAATCATGCAACATGCAGCATGATCTTGAAAAACTTGgttcattaattttaatattttgacatTTGATTATATTCGGCCCTACTACTATATATGAACTATGATGCTTCTGCCTACATTACATAAACTTatttgatgaacaaaaaaactgagaagagaAGACAAAGTCGTGGTTATAACATAAAAGTTCTTAAATTCAATAGATCGTGATGAATGTGGACATTTGTAAATGTTACATGTCATTAATCCGGTGCTTATATTTATTATCTCTTCTATTTTAGAGgttggtatttttttttggctcatGCACGTGAATTATActatatatcataatataatatatacttacaTATTACTGACATTTATATCTCAcagctataaaattattttcataagtGGATAGTTTAAATTGTtagcaaaaatatttataattattttcataaaaatgattttgaatggaattaaaaatttaagatttcaatgaattaaatttgattatatttataaaatactcaaaacataaatttacaataataattatcttatatatatatatatatatttataactatgATGTGATCCCAAAAGTTTTCTAGGCGTAAAGACTAATCACCACAAGATCCGTATAATTCACGtttttttatcagttaagaTGTTCCGGGTGGTCGACTTGAATTcgattaaattttagtttctatagctaatatattttaatatgtataacaaacaaacattatGGTTAACTCTACACACAAAAACTCTTTATAATgaacaattatttttgattcaCAATTGATGTTTTATTTGGAACATGTTCATAATATgcattattattgttattattttttgtaacacttcATAATATGCATTAACTATCACAGATTTCTACCCTAACAATACATTGAAATCCCCAATAACTTTTCCACCTATactttgaataaaatttatattttttcgtgAAACTAGTACAGTATTAAACATATGGCCAACTAGTTTTTTCATTACAAAAactttttgaactttttttcaaaactttttgaaccttcttttcatatttttttaaaaaatgataatctCGACGCAATAATAGAACCAATAATTTAGGTGGGTTATGTGTAAAGAAAAGGCTTAAAAAGATGAAGGAAATTGGCAGAAAATAAGCAAAAAGAAAGAGGGCTGCATAGATCAAAGCTTCTTCATCTGTTTGTGGAATTTTGTAGGTACTTAGAGACTAGAATAGCTGAGGTTACTTTGGTATGCTACTTTTGATAGCCAAGTTCTTGAAAGGATGCGTAATATTAGGGAATGAGACTCCAAGCTTTTCACCCTTTGGCTCACATACCTGACAATCGTCGCCTCTACGAATCCAAGTTTTTGAGGATGGTTGTGTTTGCACGAATGGCTTAGTCTCCGGACTTGGCTAGTGCTTACCATAGGAAGCTAAGGGAAGCTTACGATACATAAGACAAACTAAAAGACCCTGGGGTCTTAAAAAGAAGCAAAGATCCAGTACTTGAAAACTTCTTTGCAAAAGATAATAAAGAATGTTATTGCTCTTTCGTGtgacttttaatattaaaaagtcaTAAAACAAAGAATTTGGAATATACTAGAAAGGAAAGAAAAGCACATGATTCCCCTAGAGGGGACTTTTACTATGAGCAAAACTAACCAATCAATCACTGTAATTCTCTTCAAGAGCTGAATTGTATACTTCTCTAAAGCTAAGAGTTTCTTAACTGTTGATCTTCTTCTCTAAAGTTAGGTTTCCTGTTCCAAATCCATGGAGGAACGTTCCGTTTCTGTTGCCGAAAGTAACTTGTTCCTATATCAGATGAAAACTCTCTCTTTCAAACGAAGGCAAGAGCCACTTGATGCTTGGATGTTTCTGTTAGATTCTTCTCCATGTCCGTTATGAAAACTATTAAGCTCTCCATTTTTAGGATTGTTCTGATGTGGTTCGT is a genomic window of Brassica napus cultivar Da-Ae chromosome A2, Da-Ae, whole genome shotgun sequence containing:
- the LOC106396967 gene encoding uncharacterized protein LOC106396967, whose amino-acid sequence is MRKPNSSKVGRKVVKKTLIALGRMLALRGGDGEVDSSRKPLNALPAGGGSNMQLVCVDADCATGLEYDLDYMKYLTIFKESHQYLLEGEASPLRIMYTADKEVDDEKRRGRGRERSKPPLVSNVSKKLKTGGARREDHNKSTVFRKEVVLRGRKIGMTKTEASLRGRKKIALSKNTIKLEPKCKHDTKQEKDASLHKNAMKVERTRDVKDTHQEKEVSIRGRKPKNWNKLDNEESRRRRKAIFRASKRLKAEKFITVVNSKDAPQGKKSCVTKSDFKACKKENEESNSEKRKSKPHEIFRASKRLKTDQNLVNNKLKKEEAVNKDKAKPKATSHVKDSLLHSFKPHKKVENEVSSRRTLMDKSYEYFIAFLRNSVTVIEVKPEKASVPLSDPDIIAVSNCPFSDGGPSPFEANKDGKVIDLEDRIEPEDLFNSTFSKKLLEILRQPYDKNEFKQRLFEASQKKQLTRSRQLRDGREIEYNVDHQLGPSYFDRYPDFKRVFRRSRCAKDDNRALNLLRGFFFYFENIVLEGAFKPWLHEARVMRECKDIVCIK
- the LOC106396958 gene encoding protein kinase STUNTED-like, with translation MIQRSSVEEGEGGRTILVGVKLDAPSRELLTWALVKVAEPGDTVIALHILGNEIVKNSSLLSLVKTFDSVLDVYEGFCNLKQVDLKLKLCRGDSARKIIAREARSFCAWKVIVGVSKTHHAIRSSASLAKYLAKKLPKECWVHAVNNGKVVFQREGSPPSLAINHSQGKEDVRRNTLLSVLQRSVTLSTPTRVVSHCEEDQSCGQSLQQALEAARFESCSVCGSDSLSPNDTRNPKELSRDDDESHKAKEIVPVKGLEELVRKQAEPIPGWPLLRRAFSSTGQPITTHKQIPVAQWALKLPPRNIKQIGYDSSPDNSPRKLPRELERLYKRFSSTCQFFKYKELVSVTSDFSPDNFIGIGGSSRVYRGCLSNGREVAVKILKQTEDVLNDFVAEIDIITTLHHKNIISLLGFCVEDKNLLLVYNYLSRGSLEENLHGSKKDLLAFQWRERYKVAVGVAEALDYLHNSASQPVIHRDVKSSNILLSDDFEPQLSDFGLARWASISTTHIVCSDVAGTFGYLAPEYFMYGKVNDKIDVYAFGVVLLELLSGRKPISSGCPKGQESLVMWAKPILEDGKYSQLLDPSLRDNKNNNGDQMQRMVLAATLCIRRSPQARPKMSSILKLLKGDEDTLKWAMQQVSSSSEESEMLEDEQSQRSDLQSHLNLALLDVEDDSISMGSFEQGVSVEEYIKGRTSRSSSFD